In one Nocardia tengchongensis genomic region, the following are encoded:
- a CDS encoding potassium-transporting ATPase subunit C, with product MRMSAWIRQHIAALRALLVLTVITGIIYPAVVLGVSQLPGLKDKADGSLITKDGKLVGSSLIGQAFTDGKGNALVQYFQTRPSNSAPADGSIPDGYDPTNTAFGNMGPESIVDTLDATDPSKDKHSLLSTVCARSQAVGQLEGVDGSRPYCTSGGVGSVLAVMGDRDAHGLVTHPTQVISVNEPCSTDPKHATTPFQEAYEGVKVECAKRGEDYSAGQIVPIRGAAPVDTPVPADAVTASGSGLDPQISPEYAAIQVARVAKARNVSVDQIKAVVDAHKSGRALGFMGEPTVNVVELNYDLDSKYPFKG from the coding sequence ATGCGTATGTCAGCCTGGATCAGGCAACACATCGCAGCGCTGCGAGCGCTGCTGGTGCTCACCGTGATCACCGGAATCATCTATCCCGCAGTAGTTCTCGGTGTCTCGCAGCTGCCGGGACTGAAGGACAAGGCCGACGGCTCGCTGATCACCAAGGACGGAAAACTGGTGGGCTCCAGCCTGATCGGGCAGGCGTTCACCGACGGCAAGGGCAACGCGCTGGTGCAGTACTTCCAGACGCGCCCGTCCAACTCCGCCCCGGCCGACGGCAGCATCCCCGACGGCTACGACCCCACCAATACGGCCTTCGGCAATATGGGCCCGGAGTCGATCGTGGACACCCTCGACGCCACGGATCCGAGCAAGGACAAGCACAGCCTGCTCAGCACCGTCTGCGCACGCAGCCAGGCGGTCGGACAGCTCGAAGGCGTGGACGGCAGCCGGCCGTACTGCACCTCCGGCGGCGTCGGCTCGGTGCTGGCGGTCATGGGCGACCGTGACGCGCACGGCCTGGTCACCCACCCGACCCAGGTGATCAGCGTCAACGAGCCCTGCTCCACCGACCCGAAGCACGCGACCACTCCGTTCCAGGAGGCGTACGAGGGCGTGAAGGTGGAGTGCGCCAAGCGCGGCGAGGACTACTCGGCCGGCCAGATCGTGCCGATCCGGGGCGCTGCCCCGGTCGACACCCCGGTCCCGGCCGACGCCGTCACCGCCTCGGGCTCCGGCCTGGACCCGCAGATCTCCCCGGAGTACGCGGCCATCCAGGTGGCGCGAGTCGCCAAGGCGCGCAACGTGTCCGTCGACCAGATCAAGGCCGTGGTGGACGCGCACAAGAGCGGGCGGGCCCTGGGCTTCATGGGTGAGCCCACGGTCAACGTCGTCGAACTGAACTACGACCTGGACAGCAAGTACCCGTTCAAGGGCTGA